A genome region from Macaca nemestrina isolate mMacNem1 chromosome 20, mMacNem.hap1, whole genome shotgun sequence includes the following:
- the LOC139360224 gene encoding cytochrome c oxidase subunit 6B1, giving the protein MAEEDIETKIKNYKTAPFDSRFPNQNQTRNCWQNYLDFHRCQKAMTTKGGNVSVCEWYQRVYQSLCPTSWVTDWDEQRAEGTFPGKI; this is encoded by the exons ATGGCGGAAGAAGACATTGAGACCAAAATCAAGAACTACAAGACTGCCCCTTTTGACAGCCGCTTCCCCAACCAGAACCAGACCAGGAACTGCTGGCAGAACTACCTGG ACTTCCACCGCTGCCAGAAGGCAATGACCACTAAAGGAGGCAATGTCTCTGTATGCGAATGGTACCAGCGTGTGTACCAGTCCCTCTGCCCCACATCCTGG GTCACAGACTGGGACGAGCAACGGGCTGAAGGCACGTTTCCCGGGAAGATCTGA
- the LOC105495511 gene encoding ETS translocation variant 2 isoform X2: protein MDLWNWDEASPQEVPPGNKLAGLEGAELGFYVPDVALQGDTPTATAETCWKGTSSSLTSFPQLDWGSALLHPEVPWGAEPNPQALPWSGDWTDVACTAWDSWSGASQTLGPAPPGPGPAPAAGSDSAAGHNCIPAEGGATLWSRAQAAGSNTTWDCSVGPDDITYWGSSLGGEPRTDCTISWGGPAGPDCTTSWNPGLRADGTTSLKGYQSSALTVSSELSPQSDRASLARCPKTNHRGPIQLWQFLLELLHDGARSSCIRWTGNSREFQLCDPKEVARLWGERKRKPGMNYEKLSRGLRYYYRRDIVRKSGRRKYTYRFGGRVPSLAYPNCAGGGRGAETQ from the exons ATGGACCTGTGGAACTGGGATGAGGCATCCCCACAGGAAGTGCCTCCAGGGAACAAGCTGGCAGGGCTGG AAGGAGCCGAATTAGGCTTCTATGTCCCTGATGTGGCACTCCAAGGGGACACGCCGACAGCGACAGCAGAGACATGCTGGAAAG GTACAAGCTCATCCCTGACAAGCTTTCCACAGCTGGACTGGGGCTCCGCGTTACTGCACCCAGAAGTTCCATGGGGGGCGG AGCCCAACCCTCAGGCCCTTCCGTGGTCGGGGGACTGGACAGACGTGGCGTGCACAGCCTGGGACTCTTGGAGTGGCGCCTCGCAGACGCTGGGCCCCGCCCCTCCCGGCCCGGGCCCCGCCCCTGCTGCCGGCTCCGACAGCGCCGCGGGCCACAACTGCATCCCCGCGGAGGGAGGGGCCACCTTGTGGTCGCGCGCCCAGGCCGCCGGGAGCAACACCACCTGGGACTGTTCTGTGGGCCCCGACGACATCACCTACTGGGGCAGTAGCCTGGGCGGGGAGCCGCGCACGGACTGTACCATTTCGTGGGGCGGGCCCGCGGGCCCGGACTGTACCACCTCCTGGAACCCGGGGCTGCGTGCGGATGGCACCACCTCTTTGAAAGGGTACCAGAGTTCAGCTCTCACCGTTTCCTCCGAACTGAGCCCGCAGTCGGACCGTGCCAGTTTGGCTCGATGCCCCAAAACTAACCACCGAG GGCCCATTCAGCTGTGGCAGTTCCTCCTGGAGCTGCTGCACGACGGGGCGCGTAGCAGCTGCATCCGTTGGACTGGCAACAGCCGCGAGTTCCAGCTGTGCGACCCCAAAGAG GTGGCTCGGCTGTGGGGCGAGCGCAAGAGAAAGCCGGGCATGAATTACGAGAAGCTGAGCCGAGGCCTGCGCTACTACTATCGCCGCGACATCGTGCGCAAGAGCGGGAGGCGCAAGTACACGTACCGTTTCGGGGGCCGCGTGCCCAGCCTAGCCTATCCGAACTGTGCGGGGGGCGGAAGGGgagcagagacacaataa
- the LOC105495511 gene encoding ETS translocation variant 2 isoform X1 produces the protein MDLWNWDEASPQEVPPGNKLAGLGRLPGLGRLPGLPQRVWGGCPGGASANPKPLSPAEGAELGFYVPDVALQGDTPTATAETCWKGTSSSLTSFPQLDWGSALLHPEVPWGAEPNPQALPWSGDWTDVACTAWDSWSGASQTLGPAPPGPGPAPAAGSDSAAGHNCIPAEGGATLWSRAQAAGSNTTWDCSVGPDDITYWGSSLGGEPRTDCTISWGGPAGPDCTTSWNPGLRADGTTSLKGYQSSALTVSSELSPQSDRASLARCPKTNHRGPIQLWQFLLELLHDGARSSCIRWTGNSREFQLCDPKEVARLWGERKRKPGMNYEKLSRGLRYYYRRDIVRKSGRRKYTYRFGGRVPSLAYPNCAGGGRGAETQ, from the exons ATGGACCTGTGGAACTGGGATGAGGCATCCCCACAGGAAGTGCCTCCAGGGAACAAGCTGGCAGGGCTGGGTAGGCTGCCAGGGCTGGGTAGGCTGCCGGGGCTGCCACAACGTGTGTGGGGAGGGTGTCCAGGTGGGGCCTCTGCTAACCCTAAACCCTTATCGCCTGCAGAAGGAGCCGAATTAGGCTTCTATGTCCCTGATGTGGCACTCCAAGGGGACACGCCGACAGCGACAGCAGAGACATGCTGGAAAG GTACAAGCTCATCCCTGACAAGCTTTCCACAGCTGGACTGGGGCTCCGCGTTACTGCACCCAGAAGTTCCATGGGGGGCGG AGCCCAACCCTCAGGCCCTTCCGTGGTCGGGGGACTGGACAGACGTGGCGTGCACAGCCTGGGACTCTTGGAGTGGCGCCTCGCAGACGCTGGGCCCCGCCCCTCCCGGCCCGGGCCCCGCCCCTGCTGCCGGCTCCGACAGCGCCGCGGGCCACAACTGCATCCCCGCGGAGGGAGGGGCCACCTTGTGGTCGCGCGCCCAGGCCGCCGGGAGCAACACCACCTGGGACTGTTCTGTGGGCCCCGACGACATCACCTACTGGGGCAGTAGCCTGGGCGGGGAGCCGCGCACGGACTGTACCATTTCGTGGGGCGGGCCCGCGGGCCCGGACTGTACCACCTCCTGGAACCCGGGGCTGCGTGCGGATGGCACCACCTCTTTGAAAGGGTACCAGAGTTCAGCTCTCACCGTTTCCTCCGAACTGAGCCCGCAGTCGGACCGTGCCAGTTTGGCTCGATGCCCCAAAACTAACCACCGAG GGCCCATTCAGCTGTGGCAGTTCCTCCTGGAGCTGCTGCACGACGGGGCGCGTAGCAGCTGCATCCGTTGGACTGGCAACAGCCGCGAGTTCCAGCTGTGCGACCCCAAAGAG GTGGCTCGGCTGTGGGGCGAGCGCAAGAGAAAGCCGGGCATGAATTACGAGAAGCTGAGCCGAGGCCTGCGCTACTACTATCGCCGCGACATCGTGCGCAAGAGCGGGAGGCGCAAGTACACGTACCGTTTCGGGGGCCGCGTGCCCAGCCTAGCCTATCCGAACTGTGCGGGGGGCGGAAGGGgagcagagacacaataa